The following coding sequences lie in one Takifugu rubripes chromosome 8, fTakRub1.2, whole genome shotgun sequence genomic window:
- the LOC101066794 gene encoding chromatin complexes subunit BAP18 isoform X2, with protein MTSASTKVGEIFSAAGAAFTKLGELTMQLHPVSDSSPAGNQPKSATKRKLHEDGPPLASSEGSKKVGKKTAVTVVKHGPPAITVPSTQVSRSSELQSSSSNQPSMKKQKSSDVTLSALNDSDVNSDLVDIDELGEGSNSKNLNNFDQDNLNLDSSLIMNPSELPLLSR; from the exons atGACCTCAGCTTCCACTAAA GTCGGTGAGATCTTCTCCGCAGCTGGAGCCGCTTTCACAAAGCTGGGAGAGCTGACCATGCAACTTCACCCAGTGTCAGATTCCAGTCCTGcagg TAATCAACCAAAAAGTGCAACCAAGAGGAAGCTGCATGAAGATGGTCCCCCTCTGGCTTCATCTGAAGGGTCAAAGAAGGTTGGGAAGAAAACTGCTGTCACTGTGGTGAAGCATGGCCCTCCAGCCATCACTGTGCCATCAACCCAGGTCTCTAGGTCCTCCGAACTGCAGAGTTCATCATCTAACCAGCCGTCCatgaagaagcagaaaagtAGTG ATGTTACCCTCAGTGCTCTAAACGACTCAGACGTCAACAGTGATCTTGTGGACATCGACGAACTGGGTGAAGGATCCAACTCCAAAAACCTCAATAACTTTGATCAAG ATAACCTGAACCTGGACTCCAGCCTCATCATGAATCCCAGCGAACTGCCTCTGCTGTCTCGTTAA
- the LOC101066794 gene encoding chromatin complexes subunit BAP18 isoform X1: MTSASTKVGEIFSAAGAAFTKLGELTMQLHPVSDSSPAGFHPPSNQPKSATKRKLHEDGPPLASSEGSKKVGKKTAVTVVKHGPPAITVPSTQVSRSSELQSSSSNQPSMKKQKSSDVTLSALNDSDVNSDLVDIDELGEGSNSKNLNNFDQDNLNLDSSLIMNPSELPLLSR, encoded by the exons atGACCTCAGCTTCCACTAAA GTCGGTGAGATCTTCTCCGCAGCTGGAGCCGCTTTCACAAAGCTGGGAGAGCTGACCATGCAACTTCACCCAGTGTCAGATTCCAGTCCTGcagg TTTCCACCCTCCTAGTAATCAACCAAAAAGTGCAACCAAGAGGAAGCTGCATGAAGATGGTCCCCCTCTGGCTTCATCTGAAGGGTCAAAGAAGGTTGGGAAGAAAACTGCTGTCACTGTGGTGAAGCATGGCCCTCCAGCCATCACTGTGCCATCAACCCAGGTCTCTAGGTCCTCCGAACTGCAGAGTTCATCATCTAACCAGCCGTCCatgaagaagcagaaaagtAGTG ATGTTACCCTCAGTGCTCTAAACGACTCAGACGTCAACAGTGATCTTGTGGACATCGACGAACTGGGTGAAGGATCCAACTCCAAAAACCTCAATAACTTTGATCAAG ATAACCTGAACCTGGACTCCAGCCTCATCATGAATCCCAGCGAACTGCCTCTGCTGTCTCGTTAA
- the rnaseka gene encoding ribonuclease kappa-A, which produces MRGLICGPKLAACGLVLSMWGVVMLALLGIFFTTHSAVLIEDVPLTEDDIHQDSNPPHRIYGLYNSIGYNCFIAAGIYVLVGLFSFCQMKLNKRKAYLVH; this is translated from the exons ATGCGGGGTCTAATTTGTGGACCAAAACTTGCCGCCTGTGGATTGGTTTTGAGTATGTGGGGGGTTGTAATGTTG GCTTTGTTGGGGATTTTCTTCACCACACATTCAGCAGTTCTGATTGAAGATGTTCCATTGACTGAAGATGATATCCACCAAGA ttCAAACCCTCCTCATAGAATCTATGGCCTGTACAACAGCATCGGCTATAACTGCTTCATAGCGGCTGGTATCTACGTCCTGGTCGGcctcttctccttctgtcaGATGAAGCTGAACAAACGCAAG GCGTATCTAGTGCACTAG